AGGACTTCGCGAGCGACGCGATCAAGGCCATCGAGTACCTCGAACAGCTCCGGCAGCTCCGGCCGGGCACCCACCGCATCGAGGCCGCGCTCGAGCGACTCTACGAGCGCACCGGGCGCTTCCGCGAGCTCGTCGCGCTCTACGCCGGCCAAATCCCCGGGCAGCCCCCGCGCGACGCCCAAGATACACGCGCGCGCATCGCCAAGATCCTCATCGACGAGCTCAAGGACGCCCCGGCCGCGATCGCCACGGTCGAGGAGCTCATCGCACAAGAGCCTACAGTAGGCCCACGGAGGGACGTGGAGTCGCTGCTCGAGCGAGTCCTCGACGCGACGGCCCACGCGCCCGAGACCCGCGAAGAGGGCAAGTCGACGCGACCGCAGAGCGGAAAGCGTGCGCAGACGAGGCAACGCGCCGCGGCCATCCTGAAGGAGAGGTACACGAACGGGGGGCGCGAGGCCGACCTCGTGCGGGTGCTCGAGGTGGAGCTCGAGGCCGTGAAGAGCGCGAAGGATCGCGCGCGACGCCACGAGCAGATCGCCGTCCTCCACGAGACGCTGGGCGGCACGGGCGACGCGCTCGAGCACGTGGTGCAGCTCGTGCTCCTCGAGCCCCACGTGAAAGAGCACCGAGATCGCCTCGAAGAGCTGGCGGGGAAGGTCTCGGCATACCCACGCCTCGCCGACGTGCTGGTGGCTGCGGCGGACAAGGCCGACGACGACGCGCTCCGCGCCGAGCTGTGCCTCCACGCGGGCAAGGTCGCCGCGGGGCCCCTTCACGACGACGAGCGTGCGATCGAGCTCTTCTCGCGCGTGCTGCTCGGGCCGAACGCCCAAGACGAGGTGGTGCTCGCGGCGTGCCGCTGCACGGAGCCGCTCCTCGAGAAGGCGAGGCGCGCCCCCGAGCACCTCGACGTGCTCGAGCGCCAGGCGAGCCTCGAACAAGATCCCGAGGTCCGCTTCGCCGTGCTCGCGAAGGCCGCGAGGCTAGCGACCGAGCTGTTCGAGCTCGATCGGGCCATTTGGGCGTGGGAGTCGTGCCGCGACATCGACCCGACCGACGCCGAGGCGGTCGACGGGCTCGTCGGGCTCTTCGAGCGTACCAAGCGAGGCAAGGAGCTCGTCGGTGTGCTGCGCGCGCGCGCCAAGCTCGAGGGGCGACCGAGAGAGGCACGGCGCGCCGATCGGGTCCGCATCGCCGATATCCTGGGCGAGACGCTCGGCGAGGTCGAAGAGGCCATCGCCGCTTGGGACGAGGAGGAGCGGGAGTTCGGAGAGTCGGACGAGAACGTCCGCGCGCGCCTCTCGCTCTACCGTGCGTCGCGCCAATGGGAGAAGCTCGCGTCGCTGCTCGAGCGTGCGGCGGAGCGCCCCGGCTCGAACGAGGTCTCGGCGGCGTACCTCTGCGAGCTCGGCGACGTGGCCCGCGAGTACCTCGAGACCGGCCCGACGGCCATCCAGTCGTACGAGGCCGCGCTCGCGCGAGACCCGCGCAACGAAGGGTCTCGAGCAGGGCTTCGTGCGCTCCTCCGGAGGCCGGAGCTCCGCGCCGAGGCCGTGCGCGTGCTGCTCGCGGCGCACGTCACGACCGACGAGTGGCGAGCCATCCTCGAGCTGACCGAGCACCGCATCGCCACCGCCAAGGACGGCACGGCGCGCATCGCGATCTTCCACGAGGCGGCGTCGATCTCGGAGAAGCGCGGGGACGACCGCGAGGCGGCGTTCTCCCTCGTTCGGCGCGCGTTCCTCCTCGACCCGGGCCGCGCGGACTCGGAGGCCGAGCTCTTCCGATTGGCCGAGCTCACGAAGAGCTGGCGCTCGGTCGCCGACGCGCAGCGCGAGGCGATCGACGCCAAAGAGAGCATCGACGCCGACCCACCGTGGCTCTCCGGCCTTCGTTTCCGCATGGGCGAAGTCCTCGAGGGGCGCCTCGACGACCCGCGCGCGGCCCTCTCGGCGTTCTCGCGCGTCGCGGCCGACGACCCTAGCGATCTCCAGGCAGCCCGCGCCACGATCCGGACGGGCGGCAAGACCATGCGCTGGGACGCGGCCTCGCGCGCGTTCGTCGACGCATGCCGAGCACGCGGCGAGGTCGTCTCGGTGCTCGAGTCTACCTTCGAGGAGGCCGCGAGCTCGAGCGGAGCGTGGGACGCGGCGACGTTCGCGCTGGCCGCGTGCCTCGCCGATCGACACGAGGAGGGGCGCATCGCGCGGGATCTCGAGACCCTCGTGGCGAGGTGGCACCTCGAACGCCGCGGCGACGCCGAGTCGGCCGAAACGGCCTATTTGCGCGCGCTCTCGCACGACCGCGACGACGCTGCCTTGCTGCTCGAGCTGACGCAGCTCCAGCGGCGCGAGAAGGGTAGGCCGCTCGTCGAGAGCCTCCTGCGCCTCTCCGACGCCACGGGCGGAGATCTCGACCTGCTCCGCGAGGCGGCCGACGTCGCGAAGAACAACGTCGCCGATCGCGCGCTCGCCAAGAGCATCCTGAACAAGCTCCTCAAGCTCTCGACCGATCGGTGGATCGGGGAAGAGGCGGACACCTCGGTCTCTTCGGGCATGCCCGCCGAGCCCGCCGGCTACGTGCGACGTGCGATCGCGGACCTCGCCGACATCCACCGCGCCGAGGGCGAGCTCGACCGGGTCGCCGAGATGATGCTCGACGCGGCGACGCTCCCGTTCCCACGCGCAGAGCAACGCGGCCTCCGGCACAATGCAGCAGCCATCTACTCGGAAGAACTGAAGAATTCGGCGAAGGCCGTGGCCCTCTACGACGCGCTCTTCACCGAGGACCCGCACGACGAGGCCGCGGTGCGCGCGCTCGTCGCCATCTTCGAGCGCGAGGGACGCACCCACGACCGCCTCTCCCTCGCGAAGCGCCGCGTCGCCGCGGCGGGAGGCACCACCGCGCGCCTCGCGCTCCGGATCGAGACGGCGCGCATCGAGACCGAGCTCGGCGAGGCCGCGAAGGCGACGGAGACGTTGCTCGAGAACCTCTCGGAGTCGCCGCGACACGCCGAGACGATCGCGGCCCTCGTCGCCTCCCTCGAGTCCCAGAAGAAGTACCGCGAGCTCGAGGCGCTCTACGCGAAGCAAGCCGAGGCCGCGGAAGCCGACGTCGACGTGCTCGACGCCGCCGACCTCTTCGAACGGGCAGCGACGGTCGCGAGGGAGCGCCTCTCTCGGCCGGATCTGGCGATGAGCCACCTCAGGCGGGTCGTCGCCCTCGAGCCCCGTGCGAGCGCGCTCGACGTGCTCGCGCGCCTCTCCGGCGACGCCGCGGAGCACGCCGAAGCTGGCGAGTACCTGGAGCGACTTCGCCACGTGGTGCCCGAACGCGAGCGCACCGACGTCGTCCTTCGAATGGTCGCAGCCCTCGAGAAGGCCGGCCGCGCCGACGTCGCCGTGGAGCGGCTGGAAGAGGAGGTCTCGGCGCGACCCGAGTCCGAGCCGCTCCGCGTGAGGCTCATCGGGCTCCACCGCGATCGGGAGGACCACGCGAGCCTCGCCCGGACGCTCACCGTGGGCGCGCAGTACGCCCCGGACAAGGCGACACGGCTCGCACGGCTCCGAGAGGCTTCGGCGCTCTACGCGACCGAGGTGCGAGAGCCGGCGCGCGCCATCCCGCTCCTCGAGATGGCGTGCGATCTCGCGCCCGACGAGCGCGCCATCCGCCTCTCGCTCGCGGATGCGCTGGGTCTCAGCGGCCGGATCGACGAGGCCCGGACCATGCTTCGAACGATCATCGACGACTTCGCAGGGCGCCGGCCCAAGGAGCGCGCCCCGGTCCACTACCACCTGGCGCGGCTCGACCTCGTCGTCGGAGATCGGCCGCGGGCGCTCGTCGAGCTCGACGCCGCCACCCGAATCGATCCCGCCAACCCCGAGATCTTGAAGACCTTGGCCGAGCTCTCCCGAGACGATGGCCAGCTCGATCGCGCCGAGCGCTCGTACCGCGCGTTGCTCACCGTGCTCCGCCGTCAGGACGACCCCCTCGCCTCGGGTGTGACACGCGCGGAGGTGCTGCTCGAGCTCGCCGGCGTCGCGGAGCGCCAGGAGCAACACGAGCGGGCCACGGAGCTTTTCGAGTCGGCCCTCGAGGTCGCCGCCGAGAGCGACGCCGAGAGCCGACGCCTCGAACGCGCGCTCCGCGACCGAGGGAGCTTCTCGGGGCTCGCCCGGGCCCTCTCCCAGCGCCTCCAGCGCAGCAAGGGCGCCGAGGAGCGCGACTTCGACGCGACGGTGGAGCTCGCGAGGACGCTCGACGAGCACCTCGCCACACCGGAAGCCGCGCTCGACGCGTGGCTCGACGCCCTTCGGCTCCGCCCGGGCTCGACGATGGCGCACGAGGCCTGCCTGTCGCTCGCAGAACGGCTCGGCCTCGTCTCTCGGTACGTCGAGGAGCTCCGCGCGCTCTGCCGCACCACGGAGAAGCCCGCCAAGCTCGCGAGCGAGCTGCATCAGCGGCTCGGGGCGACCTTGCTCCGTTTCGGGGGCGACGTCCGGGCCGCGGTCGCGGCGTACGAGAGGGCCATCGAGATCGAGCCGACGTCGAACGAGACCCTCGAGGCCCTCGACGTGATCTACGAGCGCCTCGGCGACGACGCCGGTCAAGCACGAACCCTCGCGGCGCGCATCTCGCTCGGGAAAGAGTCGAGCGACGCGCTCTATCGCCTCGCGCAGCTTCGGTACAAATCGAAGGTCACGGTGGACGACGCGTGCGACGCCCTCGAGGAGGCCCTCGAGCGGGAGCCGATCCTCGACCGGGCCGAGTCGATCCTCCGTCAGGCTGCCGAGGCCCACCCCACCGAGGAGCGGGTGCTCGCCCTCTACGAGCGTATCGGCCGGCAGGGCTACCCACGCGCGCTCGTCGACGCCCTCACGCGTCGCTGGGCCACGGCGCCCACCGAGGTCTACATCGCGCGCGAAGCGATCGACACGGCGCGGAGCCTACCCGACGCCGACCTCGCCGAGTTCTGGCTGCGGCGCCTGCTCGAGCGCGACATCGGGGCCGAGGATCGCTCGTGGGCGCTGCTCGAGCTCTCGTCGATTCGTGAAGAGAAACGGGACTTTAGCGAGGCCGTGCTCCTCAAGAAGGAGGCCGCGGAGGCGAGCTCCGGCGACGAGGCGCGCGCCCTCTACCTCGAGGTCGCACGGCTGGCGACGGGGGAGCTCGGAGACCTCCCGCTCGCCGCGCAGACCTACGAAGAGCTTCGCTACCAAGACCCGGCCGAGCGCACGTTCTGGGGGCCCTTGCTCGACGTCTACGAGCGCATGGGCGAATACGAGAAGATGTCGCAGCTCCTCGGACAGATCGTCGAGTTCGTCGACGACCGCGCCGAGCGCTCGCGCCTCCGACTCCGTCGCGTCGAGATCGGGCTCGAGAAGCTCGGCGTCGGTGACGAGGCGGCCACTCAGCTCAAGGAGATCCTCGACGACGACCCGAGCCAAGCCAACGCGGCCATTTTGCTCGGCAGCATCCTCGAGCGGAACGGCCGCGAAGACGAGCTCGTCGAGCTTCTGTCGAGCCAGCTCGAGGCGGCGCGCGACCGCGAGGACGAGGGAGCGATCGTCTCGCTCTCGAAGCGCCTCGGCGCGCTCCTCGAGGCTCGCTCGCCCGAAGGAGCCAAAGACGTCTACCGCCGCATGCTCGATTTCAAGCCGGACGACCGTGACGTACTCGAGGCGCTCGCGCGGCTCTGCGCGGCCAGCGGCGACACCCGGGAGCAGGCCGAGGCGCTCGAGAGGGTGCTCCATAGCGCGACCGATCGCGAGGCCGAGCGACTCGCCCTCGAGGTCGGAGGGCTCTTCAAGGAGCTCGAGGACTCGGAGCGAGCGCGTGCGGCCTTCGAGCGTGGCTTCGCCGCCTATCCGCAGAGCCACAAGCTGCGAACCGAGCTCGAGACGAGCTACCGCGAGACCCACGCGTGGGAGAAGCTCGCGAACATGTACGAGATCGAGGCCGGCGCGCAGACGAGCGCCGAGCGAAAGGTCGCCGTGCTTAGGCTCGCGGCGGCCGTCTACCGTGACGAGCTCCGGAGGCCGGACGCAGGCGCACGGGTCATGCGGGACGCGCTCACGTCGGCCCCGGACGACCTCGTGGTCGTGCGTGAGCTCACCGAGCTGCTCGTCGCCTCCGGTGACATGGCGAGCGCCGCCGACGAGCTCGGCCGCGCGCTCGGCACCCTGCCTCGAGACAACCCCGAGCGGGGCAGCCTCTTCTCCGAGCGTGCCGCCATGCTCGCGGCGCTCGGGCGCGACGAGGAGGCGCTCTCGGACTGGGAAGAGGCCCTCCTCGCGGGTGACGTCATGGTCGTCGAGCCGCTCTCTCAGCATCTCGTCCGTATCGCGACGAAGGCCGCGGGCGCCGGCGACACCAAGACGTGGCGGAAGCACCGAAAGCGCCTCGCCGAGCTGAGACACGAGGCGGGTCAGTCCGAAGAGGCTCGCGCGATCCTCACGGAGCTCATCAAGTCCGACGGCCGTGACCGCGACGCGATGCGCACGCTCGCCCGCATGGAAGAGCAGCTCGAACGATGGGACGCCGCGAGCGCGACCTACCGCAGGCTCGTCGCGCTCGAAGAGGGAGACGCGATCGTCGACGTGGCGCTCCGCCTCGCCAACGCGTGCGAGCGCGCCGGGAGGCTAGCCGACGCGCGCGGTGGCCTCGAGCGGGCGCGAGTCGCCGAGCCGCAGAACGAGGCCCTCCGTGGCGTCCTCGAGCGGATCTACCAAGAGACGTTCGCGCTACGAGAGCTCGCCGAGCTCTACCTCGAGGATGCGCGCGCCGCGATGGACGTCGCTGGGCGTTTCTCGGCGCTCATTCGCGCAGGCTCGCTCCTCGTTCAGCACGCCCAAGACCCCGACCTCGCGATAGGTCCGCTCGAAGAGGCGAAGACCCTGCGCCCGAACGACCTCGACTGCGTGGCGCTCCTCGCCGACGCCTACACGGCCGGGGGAAGGTACCAAGAAGCGAGCGACGTGCTCGTCGCGGCCGTCTCGGCGCATAAGGGCCGGCGGAGCCGCGAGCTCTCGACCCTCTACCATCGCCTCGCCCGCGTGGCTCAGGCCACGGACAACCGCACCGCCGAGCTCCAACACCTCACGACCGCGCTCGACATCGACGCCCAGAACGGCCACGTCGCGTCGGAGCTCTCGTACTTGTCCATGGAGCTCGGCGAGTGGGACATCGCGAACCGCGCGCTCCGCGCGATCACGATGCTAAAGACCCAGGCTCCCCTCCCCCGCTCGCTCGCCTACCAGCACCTGGGAGAGATCGCGCAGGCCCAGGGAGACGTACGGCGGGCCGTGGGCTACCTCAAACGTGCGCTCGACGAGGACCCGAACCTCGAGAGCGCGCGAGCCCTGCTCGATCAACTTTCTTAATCATTTCGAACAGATGGGCCCGGAGCACCGGGCCCCGTTCACGCGACCCGGGCCGAGAGGCTCGCGCGGAGGAACGCGTCCACGCCGCGCGCCACGCGACGACCATCCGCGATGGCCCACACGACGAGCGACTGCCCTCGGGACACGTCGCCCGCGGCGAAGAACCCGGTCCGTGACGTGCGCCCCTGCGCGTCGCTCTGGGCGTTGCCGCGGGCATCCTTGGCGACGCCGAGCGCGTCGAGGAGGGCGGGCTCGGGCCCCGTGAAGCCCATCGCGAGGAACACGCGCTCGGCCGGGATCTCGAGGTCGCTCCCGGCCTCGGCGACGAGGCTCCCTCCGCGGAGCGCGACGCGCTCGACGAGCAAGGCGCGAACGTTGCCCGCCTCGTCACCCAGGAAGGCCTTGGTGCGGACGCCGAAGTCCCTCGCGCAACCCTCTTCGTGCGACGACGAGGTGCGCAATACGAGCGGCCACTCGGGCCAGGGGTTCTCGCGTGCGCGGACGAGCGGTGGCTTGGGCATGAGCTCGAGCTGCACGACGGCCGACGCCCCCTGACGGTTCGACGTGCCGACGCAGTCGGACCCCGTGTCGCCTCCGCCGATGACCACGACCGACTTGCCCGCCGTCGAGATGAGGTCGGGCACGGCGTCGCCCGCGACCACGCGGTTCTGGCGCTCGAGAAAATCCATGGCGAAGTGCACGCCGTGGAGCCCTCGGCCCGGAATGTCGAGATCGCGCGGCACGCGCGCGCCCATGGCGAGCACGACCGCGTCGAAGGGGGCGAGCAGGGCTTCGTGCGTCGATGGCTCGACCGCGACGCCCGTCCGAAACACGACGCCCTCGGCCTCGAGCTGCCGAGCGCGACGATCGAGGATCTCCTTCTCGAGCTTGAAGTCGGGGATTCCGTACCGGAGGAGCCCACCGATACGGTCGTCGCGTTCGAGCACGGTCACGTCGTGGCCGCGGCGCGCGAGCTCTTGGGCGCACGCGAGGCCCGCCGGGCCCGAGCCGATCACCGCGACCGATTTGCCCGTGCGCACCGGCGCGACCACGGGCTCGAGGTGCTCCATCGCGTGGTGCGCGAGGTTCCGCTCGATGTCCTTGATGGTGACCGGCGCGTTCGTGAGGTTCAGCACGCACGAGGCTTCGCAGGGCGCAGGGCACACCCGCCCCGTGACCTCGGGGAAGTTGTTCGTGCCGTAGAGGACACGCACGCCTTCGTCGAGCTTCCCCCGGTAGACGAGATCGTTGAACTCCGGGATGACGTTCCCGAGCGGGCACCCCTCGTGGCAGAACGGAATGCCGCAGTCCATGCACCGCGAAGCCTGCTTGCGGAGCGCCTCGGGCCCGGGCTCCACCACGAACTCGTGGTAGTGCCGCGTGCGCTCGGCGGCGGGCGCGTCGACCGCCTTTTCGCGCGGGACCTCGAGAAATCCACGGGGATCAGCCACGGGCCACCTCCTCGAGGTTGCGCCGCGAGGGGGAGTCGCCTTGGGCCTTCTTCTTCTCGAGGATGCGCTTGTACTCGGTGGGCATGACCTTCACGAACCTGGACGCCATGCCGAAGAACCCCTCGAGCACGGCCTTCGCCTTCGCGCTGTCCGTGCGCTCGACGTGGCGCTCGAGGAGAGCTCGCACCCGCGCGCGATCTTCTTCGGTGAGCGTCTCGAGCTCGATCATCTGCATATTGCACATTTCCCGAAACCGCCCGTCCTCGTCGAGCACGTACGCGAGACCGCCGCTCATGCCCGCGCCGAAGTTTCGCCCGCAGGTACCGAGCACGAGCACGGTGCCGCCGGTCATGTACTCGCACCCGTGATCACCCACGCCCTCGACCACCGCCGTCGCGCCGCTGTTGCGCACCGCGAAGCGCTCGCCCGCGCGGCCCGCGAAATACGCCTCCCCGGACGTCGCACCGTAGAGCACCGTGTTGCCGACGATGACGTTGTCGCTCGCGACGAACGGGCTCTCGGCGGGCGGCGCGACCGCGATGACACCCCCCGACAGGCCCTTGCCCACGTAGTCGTTCGCGTCCCCCACGAGGGAGAGCGTGAGGCCGCTCGGGGCGAACGCGCCGAAGCTCTGACCCGCCGTGCCGTGCGCCGCGACGACGACGGTGTCCCGCGGGAGGCCGTCTTTCCCATGTCGCCGCGAGATTTCGCCCCCGAGCATCGCGCCCACGGTGCGGTCGGCGTTCTTGATGCGCGTCTGGATGAGCACCGGCTCGGAGCGCGTGAGGGCACGCTCGGCACGCGAGAGGAGCCTCACGTCGAGCACGTTCGAGAGCCCGTGGTCTTGCGCCTCCGTGTGGCGGAGGCCCTGCCCCTCGGCGCGAGGGGAGAGCACCCGCGAGAAGTCGAGCGTCCTCGCCTTCGGGTGCGACGTCTCGCGGACGGTGAGGAGCTCTTTCCGGCCGACGATCTCGTCGAACGTGCGCGCGCCGAGGCTCGCCAAGATCTCGCGGACCTCCTCGGCGACGTAGAAGAAGTAGCGCACGACGTGCTCGGGCGTGCCCTGGAAGCGCGCGCGCAGCACGGGATCCTGCGTGGCGACCCCCACCGGGCACGTGTTGAGGTGGCACTTGCGCATCATGATGCAGCCCGAGGCGACGAGCGGCGCGGTCGCGAACCCGAGCTCCTCGGCGCCGAGCAGCCCCGCCATGACCACGTCGCGGCCCGTCTTCATTTGCCCGTCGGCCTGAAGGACGACCCGCGAGCGGAGGCCGTTCATCACGAGCACCTCTTGAGCCTCGGCGAGACCGATTTCCCAAGGAGTTCCGGCGTGTTGAATCGACGAGAGCGGGCTCGCTCCCGTGCCCCCGTCGTGCCCCGCGATGAGGATCGAGTCGGCGTGGGCCTTGGCGACGCCGGCCGCGACCGTGCCTACCCCCGACTCGCTCACGAGCTTCACGCTGATGCGCGCGCGCGGGTTCACGTTCTTGAGATCGAAGATGAGCTGCGCGAGATCCTCGATCGAGTAGATGTCGTGGTGCGGCGGCGGCGAGATGAGCGTCACCCCAGGGGTCGAGTGGCGCACGCGCGCGATGACCGCGTCGACCTTGTGGCCGGGGAGCTGCCCACCTTCGCCGGGCTTGGCGCCCTGGGCCATCTTGATCTGAATCTCGTCGGCGTTCACGAGGTAGTGGCTCGTGACGCCGAAGCGCCCCG
The DNA window shown above is from Myxococcales bacterium and carries:
- a CDS encoding tetratricopeptide repeat protein; this translates as MATDFLAQLSSPLVDEEALLDQMLLALSRGELPPESWRALNEAALRDDRVSELAFAFEIVMQGKRLKSVANAVAAEFLSHAADFFHESLGDELGAIGYLERALATAPAFAPAFDRLDFLLTKAGDAKKLADLCLAQVHYRVEVSDKIDLLRRAATLYEPLGGQEDRGIEALQQILKLSPNDSDARHALEGRYVRGNRHRDVTKLLEAALSAATPPPPDEVDAIRLRLIDLYTNHLQEPERALPHAEAVLELHPAHDDAKRVAAKLLVNKTHAARAASALSRAAFATGDLAEMEKFLGIELEHTRGAKRFGVLKRLGVLRQDALAQPALAFEAFDAALAIDPTDDDLRARYVELAVALENPLDAARSLTRVSSAAKEPGIRSRIAAESGALLRVGGDMRRARATFVSVLAMPQADDAAIVRAARELVDIFGAEGDTKALIEVLDKLGELDPDPDLRAAANEKLAEIALSRGDDARAIVAYTRLVDSKARAKALTELELLHERAGNHVELAGILLEREKETSSRSEARQLAFRAAEILTTRTDDAARAAAAWKGIADRYGATRNVHLAWIPLLETLRDYAGLAEVLAADADIAPEAERAAILARLGHVYLTKLSDEPQAFDTFSRVLEFDPQEPQTRGTLEKLLSSKPHRARAAEVLEPVYRNERNTAGILRVLEVRVEDAEGTEARLGLLLEASRVAEEVSPDRALETSSRGLFEAAHERRDVSPWLERVERLSTGLDAKRRASLFARALGDLEIADAGMLALARRAGDALALAGDVANALSVYKRALAYDPSAEDLMSRVDELLKEQGNAEERVALYRAALEQGTQDRERRRQLLHGIGSIERYELHNPQAAILAYRAALRDDVQDREAFAALVSLYGETAQWAELCDVLDGSLEVVSPEESRRLRAQLAEVASAHGEPDRARGHVEILLADAALSGAELDTVERVATALGDVTLAEAVLERRLRETPDVREHVRLLERLGTLALERKSAPDEARERLRAAADLAKALGEHDDAARLYDAVLALFPNDAGAAAELAEIAEESSNFERLPALIDVLLAAEPDPRARVALMLKKGRVLSQNLGDHTKALDAVAEAFTLAPEDRTVLAVFGELAGRTGQIDRFCEALDEKLTESLDGRDGGYRLDLVLAKARLLGRDPERYEEAALAYRSVLRSAGTDDTRATVAASELEELVLSSVAPTTVADGSGDGGDTRHTDLRWLWTFRVERATAEERIPLLVKWAEAEEKILTDPGRALLLYRRVLELDPEDLHALEGAARLALAVGDVEAAVDALSARRDRSNGDARNQLDLEIGELLLSRTTRLSEALTSVAAVLESSPGDARALALGARLLRSPAVRARAIDAFEKALEAAEDSDAKIAILNELITSADDVGEEHSSLFRWYGDIAQLHDERGQKGDALAAVLRAASRLPTSHTLWDRAEALSRELETPGPVAELYESTLDGSLSREDAVELGKRAVSFFEEWYDDSNRSARVLERILETDPNEPWAFDRLKLLFDAEERWTDLFGLFDRAIIAAPTDKKVELLDEAAQIAKDFASDAIKAIEYLEQLRQLRPGTHRIEAALERLYERTGRFRELVALYAGQIPGQPPRDAQDTRARIAKILIDELKDAPAAIATVEELIAQEPTVGPRRDVESLLERVLDATAHAPETREEGKSTRPQSGKRAQTRQRAAAILKERYTNGGREADLVRVLEVELEAVKSAKDRARRHEQIAVLHETLGGTGDALEHVVQLVLLEPHVKEHRDRLEELAGKVSAYPRLADVLVAAADKADDDALRAELCLHAGKVAAGPLHDDERAIELFSRVLLGPNAQDEVVLAACRCTEPLLEKARRAPEHLDVLERQASLEQDPEVRFAVLAKAARLATELFELDRAIWAWESCRDIDPTDAEAVDGLVGLFERTKRGKELVGVLRARAKLEGRPREARRADRVRIADILGETLGEVEEAIAAWDEEEREFGESDENVRARLSLYRASRQWEKLASLLERAAERPGSNEVSAAYLCELGDVAREYLETGPTAIQSYEAALARDPRNEGSRAGLRALLRRPELRAEAVRVLLAAHVTTDEWRAILELTEHRIATAKDGTARIAIFHEAASISEKRGDDREAAFSLVRRAFLLDPGRADSEAELFRLAELTKSWRSVADAQREAIDAKESIDADPPWLSGLRFRMGEVLEGRLDDPRAALSAFSRVAADDPSDLQAARATIRTGGKTMRWDAASRAFVDACRARGEVVSVLESTFEEAASSSGAWDAATFALAACLADRHEEGRIARDLETLVARWHLERRGDAESAETAYLRALSHDRDDAALLLELTQLQRREKGRPLVESLLRLSDATGGDLDLLREAADVAKNNVADRALAKSILNKLLKLSTDRWIGEEADTSVSSGMPAEPAGYVRRAIADLADIHRAEGELDRVAEMMLDAATLPFPRAEQRGLRHNAAAIYSEELKNSAKAVALYDALFTEDPHDEAAVRALVAIFEREGRTHDRLSLAKRRVAAAGGTTARLALRIETARIETELGEAAKATETLLENLSESPRHAETIAALVASLESQKKYRELEALYAKQAEAAEADVDVLDAADLFERAATVARERLSRPDLAMSHLRRVVALEPRASALDVLARLSGDAAEHAEAGEYLERLRHVVPERERTDVVLRMVAALEKAGRADVAVERLEEEVSARPESEPLRVRLIGLHRDREDHASLARTLTVGAQYAPDKATRLARLREASALYATEVREPARAIPLLEMACDLAPDERAIRLSLADALGLSGRIDEARTMLRTIIDDFAGRRPKERAPVHYHLARLDLVVGDRPRALVELDAATRIDPANPEILKTLAELSRDDGQLDRAERSYRALLTVLRRQDDPLASGVTRAEVLLELAGVAERQEQHERATELFESALEVAAESDAESRRLERALRDRGSFSGLARALSQRLQRSKGAEERDFDATVELARTLDEHLATPEAALDAWLDALRLRPGSTMAHEACLSLAERLGLVSRYVEELRALCRTTEKPAKLASELHQRLGATLLRFGGDVRAAVAAYERAIEIEPTSNETLEALDVIYERLGDDAGQARTLAARISLGKESSDALYRLAQLRYKSKVTVDDACDALEEALEREPILDRAESILRQAAEAHPTEERVLALYERIGRQGYPRALVDALTRRWATAPTEVYIAREAIDTARSLPDADLAEFWLRRLLERDIGAEDRSWALLELSSIREEKRDFSEAVLLKKEAAEASSGDEARALYLEVARLATGELGDLPLAAQTYEELRYQDPAERTFWGPLLDVYERMGEYEKMSQLLGQIVEFVDDRAERSRLRLRRVEIGLEKLGVGDEAATQLKEILDDDPSQANAAILLGSILERNGREDELVELLSSQLEAARDREDEGAIVSLSKRLGALLEARSPEGAKDVYRRMLDFKPDDRDVLEALARLCAASGDTREQAEALERVLHSATDREAERLALEVGGLFKELEDSERARAAFERGFAAYPQSHKLRTELETSYRETHAWEKLANMYEIEAGAQTSAERKVAVLRLAAAVYRDELRRPDAGARVMRDALTSAPDDLVVVRELTELLVASGDMASAADELGRALGTLPRDNPERGSLFSERAAMLAALGRDEEALSDWEEALLAGDVMVVEPLSQHLVRIATKAAGAGDTKTWRKHRKRLAELRHEAGQSEEARAILTELIKSDGRDRDAMRTLARMEEQLERWDAASATYRRLVALEEGDAIVDVALRLANACERAGRLADARGGLERARVAEPQNEALRGVLERIYQETFALRELAELYLEDARAAMDVAGRFSALIRAGSLLVQHAQDPDLAIGPLEEAKTLRPNDLDCVALLADAYTAGGRYQEASDVLVAAVSAHKGRRSRELSTLYHRLARVAQATDNRTAELQHLTTALDIDAQNGHVASELSYLSMELGEWDIANRALRAITMLKTQAPLPRSLAYQHLGEIAQAQGDVRRAVGYLKRALDEDPNLESARALLDQLS
- a CDS encoding glutamate synthase subunit beta; its protein translation is MADPRGFLEVPREKAVDAPAAERTRHYHEFVVEPGPEALRKQASRCMDCGIPFCHEGCPLGNVIPEFNDLVYRGKLDEGVRVLYGTNNFPEVTGRVCPAPCEASCVLNLTNAPVTIKDIERNLAHHAMEHLEPVVAPVRTGKSVAVIGSGPAGLACAQELARRGHDVTVLERDDRIGGLLRYGIPDFKLEKEILDRRARQLEAEGVVFRTGVAVEPSTHEALLAPFDAVVLAMGARVPRDLDIPGRGLHGVHFAMDFLERQNRVVAGDAVPDLISTAGKSVVVIGGGDTGSDCVGTSNRQGASAVVQLELMPKPPLVRARENPWPEWPLVLRTSSSHEEGCARDFGVRTKAFLGDEAGNVRALLVERVALRGGSLVAEAGSDLEIPAERVFLAMGFTGPEPALLDALGVAKDARGNAQSDAQGRTSRTGFFAAGDVSRGQSLVVWAIADGRRVARGVDAFLRASLSARVA